One segment of Synechococcus sp. A15-24 DNA contains the following:
- a CDS encoding peroxiredoxin gives MTDTGCLRVGHQAPDFTATAVVDQEFKEISLSQYRGKYVVLFFYPLDFTFVCPTEITAFSDRYADFSSKNCEILGVSVDSKYSHLAWIQTPRNQGGIGDINYPLVADLNKEIGTAFNILDDEGKALRGLYLIDPDGVIVHATINNLPVGRNVDETLRLLQAFQYVQSNPDEVCPANWTPGAATMLEDPKGSKEYFSAIG, from the coding sequence ATGACCGACACCGGTTGTCTGCGTGTGGGCCATCAGGCCCCCGATTTCACCGCCACCGCTGTGGTGGACCAGGAATTCAAGGAAATCTCCCTGTCCCAGTACCGCGGCAAGTACGTGGTGCTGTTCTTCTATCCCCTGGATTTCACCTTCGTCTGCCCGACTGAGATCACGGCTTTCAGCGACCGCTATGCCGACTTCTCCAGCAAGAACTGCGAAATCCTCGGCGTTTCCGTCGACAGCAAGTACAGCCACCTGGCCTGGATTCAGACCCCCCGCAACCAGGGTGGTATCGGTGACATCAACTATCCCCTGGTAGCTGACCTCAACAAGGAAATCGGCACCGCTTTCAACATCCTCGATGACGAAGGCAAGGCACTGCGTGGCCTGTACCTGATCGACCCTGACGGTGTAATTGTTCACGCCACCATCAACAACCTGCCCGTGGGCCGCAACGTTGATGAGACCCTGCGTCTTCTGCAGGCCTTCCAGTATGTGCAGTCCAACCCTGACGAGGTGTGCCCCGCCAACTGGACTCCCGGTGCTGCCACCATGCTGGAGGATCCCAAGGGTTCAAAGGAGTATTTCTCCGCCATCGGTTGA
- a CDS encoding M23 family metallopeptidase: MRSVLVLAVSITSLLSVVGWQALPGQADSRSFTLAELPPLPLIDQNIDSPVEASYWLQLRQRTSLIRLAASLDLDSADLAEINGHPENHVFRSGSWFAIPTGAKNRASMLVGVDADSLRNEPPITAPPPVQSIASVQRGDSLATFLDRHGINEEELKRFNPGLTLSELSVGSTVRVAKASSGQQLLAIRPSVSGGASWPKRPELAKPQATTKPSQQVSPSTTYSWPTKGVFTSGYGWRWGRMHKGIDIANSTGTSVHSARDGIVTFAGWRGAYGYLVEIAHGDGESTRYAHNSRLMVTKGQVVPQGTRISLMGSTGRSTGPHLHFEIRRSGGAAVNPLSKLPARKA, from the coding sequence ATGCGCTCGGTTCTGGTGTTGGCTGTATCCATCACCTCGCTGTTGAGCGTGGTCGGATGGCAAGCCCTGCCGGGACAAGCTGACAGCAGATCCTTCACCTTGGCTGAGCTGCCGCCCCTCCCATTGATCGACCAGAACATCGACAGCCCGGTAGAGGCTTCTTACTGGCTTCAATTGCGTCAACGCACGTCTTTGATCCGTCTTGCGGCTTCCCTTGACCTGGATTCGGCAGATCTCGCCGAGATCAACGGTCATCCGGAGAACCATGTGTTCCGCTCCGGCAGTTGGTTCGCCATTCCTACTGGTGCCAAGAATCGCGCATCAATGCTGGTTGGGGTTGATGCTGACTCTCTCCGCAATGAGCCACCGATCACTGCACCTCCGCCGGTCCAATCCATCGCGTCCGTGCAACGGGGTGACTCCTTGGCCACCTTCCTCGATCGCCACGGGATCAATGAAGAGGAGTTGAAACGGTTCAATCCAGGCCTAACGCTTTCCGAACTCAGCGTCGGCAGCACAGTTCGTGTTGCCAAGGCCTCATCGGGTCAACAGCTGCTTGCAATTCGGCCCTCCGTTAGTGGCGGAGCCAGCTGGCCGAAACGCCCAGAACTTGCCAAACCCCAGGCAACCACCAAACCATCACAACAGGTTTCACCTTCAACCACCTACAGCTGGCCGACCAAAGGGGTGTTCACGTCGGGATATGGCTGGCGCTGGGGGCGAATGCACAAGGGAATCGACATCGCCAACAGCACTGGGACCTCCGTCCATTCAGCCCGTGATGGCATAGTCACCTTCGCCGGTTGGAGAGGTGCTTACGGTTATCTCGTGGAGATCGCTCACGGAGATGGGGAGTCGACCCGTTACGCCCACAACAGCAGGCTGATGGTCACAAAGGGGCAGGTTGTTCCGCAGGGCACACGCATCTCGTTGATGGGAAGCACTGGACGTAGCACCGGTCCCCATCTTCACTTCGAGATTCGTCGTTCCGGTGGTGCCGCTGTAAACCCGCTGAGCAAGTTGCCAGCCCGAAAAGCCTGA
- a CDS encoding tRNA (cytidine(34)-2'-O)-methyltransferase has product MTIPEPNSSLRVVLYEPQIPPNTGNIARTCAAFRLPLALIEPLGFCIDDRAVRRAGLDYWPHVQISNHPNLDHLLDQLPHPYRLIGCSRHGGDSLGEFRFQPGDLLLFGREDNGLPGHVRDQCDRILTIPMPGGVDADGQGGVRSLNLSVACALVAYTAGHQLQMW; this is encoded by the coding sequence ATGACCATCCCTGAGCCGAACTCAAGCCTGCGGGTTGTCCTCTACGAACCCCAGATCCCCCCCAACACAGGCAACATCGCTCGCACCTGTGCGGCCTTTCGGTTGCCGCTGGCATTGATTGAACCGCTCGGGTTCTGCATCGACGATCGCGCTGTGCGGCGAGCGGGGCTTGATTACTGGCCCCACGTGCAGATCTCAAACCACCCCAACCTGGACCATCTGCTGGATCAGCTGCCGCATCCTTACCGCTTGATCGGCTGCAGTCGCCACGGAGGTGACAGCCTCGGCGAGTTTCGATTTCAGCCAGGTGATCTACTCTTGTTCGGCCGCGAAGACAACGGACTCCCAGGACATGTGCGTGATCAGTGTGACCGCATCCTGACCATCCCGATGCCCGGGGGTGTGGACGCTGATGGTCAAGGGGGGGTTCGCAGCCTGAATTTGTCAGTGGCTTGTGCCCTGGTGGCTTACACAGCCGGTCACCAGCTTCAGATGTGGTGA
- a CDS encoding bifunctional adenosylcobinamide kinase/adenosylcobinamide-phosphate guanylyltransferase: MVAADQNTSNLILVSGPSRGGKSRWAEHLLSGSAVVTYVATAPDRPDDQDWQIRLDLHRRRRPSHWRLLESDADLTTALRTIPQQSSVLIDALGGFVACHLDDSDLAWNDCCEALVEQLTGMGQTCVVVIEETGWGVVPPTRIGGRFRDRLGSLAQILDRQADSAWLVLQGRAVDLHALSQRVP, from the coding sequence ATGGTGGCGGCTGATCAGAACACGTCCAACCTCATCCTGGTCAGTGGTCCCTCCAGAGGAGGAAAAAGTCGCTGGGCTGAGCATTTGCTGTCTGGCTCTGCCGTTGTCACCTATGTGGCAACTGCTCCCGATCGACCAGACGATCAGGACTGGCAGATTCGTCTGGACTTACATCGCCGGCGACGTCCCAGTCACTGGCGTTTGCTGGAGTCAGACGCTGATCTAACCACCGCCTTGCGGACGATTCCCCAGCAATCGTCCGTCCTGATTGATGCTCTGGGGGGATTCGTCGCCTGCCATCTGGACGATTCTGACCTGGCCTGGAATGACTGTTGTGAGGCGCTGGTGGAGCAGCTGACCGGTATGGGGCAGACCTGCGTGGTGGTCATTGAGGAGACCGGATGGGGAGTAGTTCCTCCAACGAGGATCGGCGGTCGCTTTAGAGATCGCCTGGGATCCCTGGCCCAGATCCTCGATCGACAAGCGGATTCAGCCTGGCTCGTGTTGCAGGGACGGGCCGTCGATCTGCATGCCCTCAGCCAGAGAGTGCCATGA